From the genome of Actinacidiphila yeochonensis CN732, one region includes:
- a CDS encoding TetR/AcrR family transcriptional regulator, producing the protein MAERKPRKDAARNREAVLAAADALFARRESPEDVTMADVAAAAGVGKGTLFRAFGDRPGLLRALYEARLEPVREAVESGPPPLGPTSPPRQRVSALLDAVLCFKLDNRSLALALEEGGTGSPYQAEHYERWHGLLQAALEQIPGLPDSDFTAHALLAATRADLVEHLAGQGAAPRADIRARLANFTARVLDSGPQPGPAAED; encoded by the coding sequence ATGGCCGAGCGCAAGCCCCGCAAGGACGCCGCCCGCAACCGCGAGGCCGTCCTCGCGGCGGCCGACGCCCTCTTCGCCCGCCGCGAGAGCCCCGAGGACGTCACCATGGCCGATGTCGCGGCCGCCGCCGGCGTCGGCAAGGGCACGCTCTTCCGGGCCTTCGGCGACCGCCCCGGACTGCTCCGCGCGCTGTACGAGGCGCGGCTCGAACCGGTCAGGGAGGCCGTCGAGTCCGGCCCGCCACCCCTGGGGCCCACCAGCCCGCCCCGGCAGCGCGTATCCGCCCTGCTCGACGCCGTCCTGTGCTTCAAGCTCGACAACCGGAGCCTCGCGCTGGCCCTGGAGGAGGGCGGTACGGGCAGCCCGTACCAGGCGGAGCACTACGAACGGTGGCACGGCCTGCTCCAGGCCGCGCTGGAGCAGATCCCCGGGCTGCCGGACAGCGACTTCACCGCCCACGCCCTGCTCGCCGCCACCCGGGCCGACCTCGTCGAGCACCTGGCCGGACAGGGGGCCGCACCGCGCGCGGACATCCGCGCGCGGTTGGCGAACTTCACCGCCAGGGTCCTGGACTCCGGCCCCCAGCCGGGGCCGGCCGCCGAGGACTGA
- a CDS encoding endonuclease/exonuclease/phosphatase family protein, whose product MPIGIAGALTLAGLGVHSAFASPSADAVIAEVYGGGGNSGATYTNDFVELGNAGGGQVDLSNYSVQYLPGAPTASSKWQVTPLTGTLAGSGRYLVGEAAGTGGTTALPSPDTSGTIAMSGTSGTIALVQGADPLTCVTAADCAADSRIKDLVGYGTALVHEGSGAAAGAGNSASVARAASLADTDDNAADFTPGDPTPQNSSGSGVTAPPTTGAPTDPPTTPSSPTTPPTSPAATAAIHDIQGDTRVSPYEGKQVTGVTGIVTGVRAYGSSQGFWFQDPNPDNDPRTSEGVFVYTGSAPTVTVGDAVSVAGTVSDYYPGGTTGGGQAVTEITKPTVTKVSSGNPVPAPVVLNDKSVPDDFVPSAGGGSIENIPLRPSEYALDFYASLEGMNVQIGSSRVVGATDAYSELWVTVKADQNPTKRGGTLYTGYDTPNSGRLMVQSLIPTATSAFPTANVGDTLKGTTSGPLDYNQFGGTYALQASTLGTVQSGGIKPEVTKKASADQATVATYNVENLAPDNPQSKFDALAKGLVTNLRSPDVVALEEIQDNDGAKDDGVVAADQTLDKLVAAITAAGGPHYQWREIDPVSDKDGGEPGGNIRQAFLFNPDRVGFTDIPGGGSTTAVGVTGTGSATSLTASPGRIAPDDQAWTDSRKPLAGQFTFKGKKLFVIANHFDSKGGDQGIDSRFQPPVRSSEVQRVRQAVIEHDFVQQIETADPKADVVVLGDLNDYQFSPAVTSLTDNGKTLTDLVNTLPKAQRYSYVYEGNSQVLDHILVSPDLTKNADYDVVHINAEFANQTSDHDPQVVRLKL is encoded by the coding sequence CTGCCCATCGGCATAGCCGGAGCCCTGACCCTGGCCGGCCTCGGGGTCCACTCGGCCTTCGCCTCGCCCTCCGCCGACGCGGTGATCGCGGAGGTGTACGGCGGCGGGGGCAACTCCGGTGCCACGTACACCAACGACTTCGTGGAGCTCGGCAACGCCGGCGGCGGCCAGGTGGACCTGAGCAACTACAGCGTGCAGTACCTGCCGGGGGCGCCGACGGCCAGCAGCAAGTGGCAGGTCACCCCGCTCACCGGCACGCTGGCCGGCAGCGGCCGCTACCTCGTCGGCGAGGCCGCCGGCACCGGCGGCACCACCGCGCTGCCGAGCCCGGACACCTCCGGCACCATCGCGATGTCCGGCACCTCCGGCACCATCGCCCTGGTCCAGGGCGCGGACCCGCTGACCTGCGTGACGGCTGCGGACTGCGCGGCCGACTCCCGGATCAAGGACCTGGTCGGATACGGCACGGCCCTGGTCCACGAGGGCAGCGGCGCGGCGGCCGGCGCCGGCAACAGCGCCTCCGTGGCGCGCGCCGCGTCCCTGGCCGACACCGACGACAACGCGGCCGACTTCACCCCCGGCGACCCCACCCCGCAGAACTCCTCGGGCAGCGGCGTCACGGCCCCGCCGACCACCGGCGCGCCGACGGACCCGCCCACCACGCCCTCCTCCCCCACCACCCCGCCGACCTCGCCCGCGGCCACCGCCGCCATCCACGACATCCAGGGCGACACGCGGGTGTCGCCGTACGAGGGCAAGCAGGTCACGGGCGTGACCGGCATCGTCACCGGGGTGCGCGCCTACGGCTCGTCGCAGGGCTTCTGGTTCCAGGACCCGAACCCCGACAACGACCCGCGCACCAGCGAGGGCGTCTTCGTCTACACCGGCTCCGCTCCCACCGTGACGGTCGGCGACGCGGTCTCCGTCGCGGGAACGGTCTCCGACTACTACCCGGGCGGAACCACCGGGGGCGGCCAGGCCGTCACCGAGATCACCAAGCCCACGGTGACCAAGGTGTCCAGCGGCAACCCGGTGCCCGCGCCGGTCGTGCTCAACGACAAGTCGGTGCCGGACGACTTCGTGCCCAGCGCGGGCGGCGGCTCCATCGAGAACATCCCGCTGCGCCCGTCCGAATACGCGCTCGACTTCTACGCTTCCCTCGAAGGGATGAACGTCCAGATCGGCTCCAGCCGGGTCGTGGGCGCCACCGACGCGTACTCCGAGCTGTGGGTCACCGTGAAGGCGGACCAGAACCCGACCAAGCGCGGCGGCACCCTCTACACCGGCTACGACACCCCCAACTCCGGCCGCCTGATGGTGCAGTCGCTGATCCCGACGGCGACCTCGGCGTTCCCGACCGCGAACGTCGGCGACACCCTCAAGGGCACCACCAGCGGTCCGCTGGACTACAACCAGTTCGGCGGCACGTACGCGCTGCAGGCCAGCACCCTGGGCACCGTCCAGAGCGGCGGCATCAAGCCCGAGGTGACGAAGAAGGCGTCCGCCGACCAGGCCACGGTCGCCACGTACAACGTGGAGAACCTGGCCCCCGACAACCCGCAGTCGAAGTTCGACGCGCTCGCCAAGGGCCTGGTCACCAACCTGCGCTCCCCCGACGTCGTGGCCCTGGAGGAGATCCAGGACAACGACGGCGCCAAGGACGACGGCGTGGTGGCCGCCGACCAGACGCTCGACAAGCTGGTCGCGGCGATCACGGCCGCGGGCGGCCCGCACTACCAGTGGCGGGAGATCGACCCGGTCAGCGACAAGGACGGCGGTGAGCCGGGCGGCAACATCCGGCAGGCCTTCCTCTTCAACCCGGACCGGGTGGGCTTCACCGACATCCCGGGCGGCGGCTCGACCACCGCGGTCGGCGTCACCGGCACGGGCTCCGCGACCTCGCTGACCGCCTCGCCGGGCCGGATCGCCCCCGACGACCAGGCGTGGACGGACTCCCGCAAGCCGCTGGCCGGCCAGTTCACCTTCAAGGGCAAGAAGCTGTTCGTCATCGCGAACCACTTCGACAGCAAGGGCGGCGACCAGGGCATCGACTCCCGCTTCCAGCCGCCGGTGCGCAGCTCCGAGGTGCAGCGGGTGCGGCAGGCGGTCATCGAGCACGACTTCGTGCAGCAGATCGAGACCGCCGACCCCAAGGCCGACGTGGTGGTCCTCGGCGACCTGAACGACTACCAGTTCTCGCCCGCCGTCACCTCGCTGACCGACAACGGCAAGACCCTCACCGACCTGGTGAACACCCTGCCGAAGGCGCAGCGCTACTCGTACGTGTACGAGGGCAACTCCCAGGTGCTCGACCACATCCTGGTCAGCCCCGACCTCACCAAGAACGCGGACTACGACGTCGTCCACATCAACGCCGAGTTCGCGAACCAGACCAGCGACCACGACCCGCAGGTGGTCCGGCTGAAGCTCTGA
- a CDS encoding HelD family protein, with protein MQREQEFVDRLYDRVDALRGITAQHVQDALAPVGNGRQARLERDVFVAERSGLLAALNAVDGSLCFGRIDLRDGAAHHIGRIGIREDDTGRTPLLVDWRAPVARPFYLATGYTPMGLRRRRHISTEGRRVTELHDEILDLADRERSGFEDPSGDAVLLAALSSARTGRMGDIVRTIQAEQDRVIRAPHRGVLVVEGGPGTGKTAVALHRAAYLLYEHRELLAKRAVLVVGPNPAFLRYIGEVLPALGETGVMLATQAELFPGVHAHGTDTPRAAAVKGGAGMAEALALAVRDRQTLPEPGAPMVVRHDDGDLVLDWEIAYEARDAARETRLPHNLARPYFAFHVIDALTAQLADRLGADPYGGPNFLGPDDIAQLGRGVAASGEVHAAIAELWPALSPEEFLADYLAEPVYLDDEDAEAIRRAPGAGGWTPADVPLLDEAAELLGADDSAERAAAEARRQEEVAYARGVLELSRGSETYEFEDQESEVLAAHDVIDADRMAERQEEADHRSAAERAAADRTWTFGHIIVDEAQELSPMAWRLLMRRSPTRSLTLVGDPAQTSEEAGVGSWDRILEPYVGDRFEHVRLGVNYRTPTEIMDLAARVVRAQDPSFEPPASVRSTGEAPSVRDAGPDLAGAVARAVAELTPEEGRLAVIAPRELHEEIAAPLDGVTPGAEPDLTLPVVLLAPREAKGLEFDHVLVVEPRRFGASDLYVALTRATQRLAVVHREELPESLR; from the coding sequence TTGCAGCGGGAGCAGGAATTCGTCGACCGGCTCTACGACCGTGTCGACGCGTTGCGCGGGATCACCGCCCAGCACGTCCAGGACGCTTTGGCGCCGGTGGGGAACGGTCGCCAGGCCCGTCTCGAGCGGGATGTGTTCGTGGCCGAGCGTTCCGGTCTGCTGGCCGCGCTGAATGCGGTGGACGGCTCGTTGTGCTTCGGCCGGATCGATCTCAGGGACGGTGCCGCGCACCATATCGGCCGTATCGGAATTCGCGAGGACGACACCGGCCGCACACCTCTTCTCGTCGACTGGCGGGCACCGGTGGCCCGGCCGTTCTATCTCGCCACCGGGTACACGCCCATGGGGCTGCGCCGCCGCCGGCACATCAGCACCGAGGGCCGCAGGGTGACGGAGCTGCACGACGAGATCCTCGACCTCGCCGACCGCGAGCGCAGCGGCTTCGAGGACCCGAGCGGGGACGCCGTCCTGCTGGCCGCGCTCAGCTCCGCCCGCACCGGTCGCATGGGTGACATCGTGCGGACCATCCAGGCCGAGCAGGACCGCGTCATCCGGGCCCCGCACCGCGGTGTCCTGGTCGTCGAGGGCGGCCCCGGCACCGGCAAGACGGCGGTCGCGCTGCACCGCGCGGCCTATCTGCTGTACGAGCACCGCGAGTTGCTGGCCAAGCGCGCGGTGCTGGTCGTGGGCCCCAACCCGGCCTTCCTGCGCTACATCGGCGAGGTGCTGCCGGCCCTCGGCGAGACCGGGGTCATGCTCGCCACGCAGGCCGAGCTCTTCCCCGGCGTCCACGCGCATGGCACGGACACCCCCCGCGCGGCGGCCGTCAAGGGCGGCGCGGGGATGGCCGAGGCGCTCGCCCTCGCCGTACGGGACCGGCAGACGCTGCCCGAGCCCGGCGCGCCCATGGTCGTCCGGCACGACGACGGGGACCTCGTCCTGGACTGGGAGATCGCCTACGAGGCCCGGGACGCGGCCCGCGAGACCCGGCTGCCGCACAACCTGGCCCGTCCGTACTTCGCCTTCCACGTCATCGACGCCCTCACCGCGCAGCTCGCCGACCGCCTCGGCGCCGACCCGTACGGCGGCCCCAACTTCCTCGGCCCGGACGACATCGCCCAGCTCGGCCGGGGGGTCGCGGCGAGCGGAGAGGTGCACGCCGCGATCGCCGAGCTGTGGCCGGCGCTCTCTCCGGAGGAGTTCCTCGCCGACTACCTGGCCGAGCCGGTGTACCTGGACGACGAGGACGCCGAGGCGATCCGCCGCGCTCCCGGCGCCGGCGGGTGGACCCCGGCCGACGTGCCGCTGCTGGACGAGGCGGCCGAGCTGCTCGGGGCCGACGACAGCGCCGAGCGGGCCGCCGCCGAGGCGCGTCGGCAGGAGGAGGTCGCCTACGCGCGGGGCGTCCTGGAGCTGTCCCGGGGGTCGGAGACGTACGAGTTCGAGGACCAGGAGTCCGAGGTCCTGGCCGCCCACGACGTGATCGACGCCGACCGGATGGCGGAGCGGCAGGAGGAGGCCGACCACCGCAGCGCGGCCGAGCGGGCCGCCGCCGACCGGACCTGGACGTTCGGGCACATCATCGTCGACGAGGCGCAGGAGCTGTCGCCGATGGCGTGGCGGCTGCTGATGCGCCGGTCGCCGACGCGTTCGCTCACCCTGGTCGGCGATCCGGCGCAGACCTCCGAGGAGGCGGGCGTCGGTTCGTGGGACCGGATCCTGGAGCCGTACGTCGGCGACCGGTTCGAGCACGTGCGGCTGGGCGTCAACTACCGTACGCCCACGGAGATCATGGACCTGGCCGCCCGGGTGGTGCGGGCCCAGGACCCGTCGTTCGAGCCGCCCGCGTCGGTCCGGTCCACCGGTGAGGCGCCGTCGGTCCGGGACGCCGGCCCGGACCTGGCGGGCGCGGTGGCGCGGGCCGTCGCGGAGCTGACGCCGGAGGAGGGGCGCCTCGCGGTGATCGCGCCGCGCGAGCTGCACGAGGAGATCGCCGCCCCGCTCGACGGCGTCACGCCCGGCGCCGAGCCCGACCTCACCCTTCCCGTCGTGCTGCTGGCCCCGCGCGAGGCCAAGGGGCTGGAGTTCGACCACGTCCTGGTGGTGGAACCGCGGCGGTTCGGGGCCAGCGACCTGTACGTGGCGCTGACCCGGGCGACGCAGCGGCTGGCCGTCGTCCACCGGGAGGAGCTGCCGGAGTCCCTGCGATGA
- a CDS encoding RICIN domain-containing protein: MRKHLALAAAVIGAIGAFAAAPGAAASTVASNTQSPDAMVTQCGSGEAARTAAPLSGLAGNRPEARSGCTVEDAHPSLSGSVSPAVTTGYKNFVNYLYGSCLDDSSSAGLRMYTCSDASYNNGYQAWYVVDDAGSYQFENVKTGLCLDGSSTAGIRGYTCSSASYNNGYQKWVIYWENSDGSWVDWKNVATGKCMDYSSTSGLRLYTCSSASYNNGYQEWNY, encoded by the coding sequence ATGAGGAAGCACCTGGCCTTGGCCGCCGCCGTCATCGGCGCGATCGGGGCGTTCGCCGCAGCCCCCGGCGCGGCGGCCTCGACGGTGGCCTCGAACACCCAGTCGCCCGACGCGATGGTCACCCAGTGCGGCAGCGGCGAGGCGGCCCGCACCGCGGCGCCGCTCTCCGGCCTCGCCGGCAACCGGCCCGAAGCGCGCTCGGGTTGTACGGTCGAAGACGCCCACCCCAGCCTCAGCGGCTCCGTGAGCCCCGCCGTCACCACCGGGTACAAGAACTTCGTCAACTACCTGTACGGGAGCTGCCTGGACGACAGCAGCAGCGCCGGCCTGCGGATGTACACGTGCAGTGACGCGAGCTACAACAACGGCTACCAGGCGTGGTACGTGGTGGACGACGCCGGCTCCTACCAGTTCGAGAACGTGAAGACCGGCCTTTGCCTGGACGGCAGCAGCACCGCCGGTATCCGCGGCTACACGTGCAGCAGCGCGAGCTACAACAACGGCTACCAGAAGTGGGTGATCTACTGGGAGAACTCCGACGGAAGCTGGGTCGACTGGAAGAACGTGGCCACCGGAAAGTGCATGGACTACAGCTCCACCTCCGGGCTGCGCCTCTACACGTGCAGCAGCGCGAGCTACAACAACGGCTACCAGGAGTGGAACTACTGA
- a CDS encoding MMPL family transporter → MSSSPRARSGPLGRLGSSCARHPVRVVVVWVLVLLAALAGKRAVGAEFSDQVTLPGTQSNHGAELLKASDSGAADPSGKIVFHVGGRTVAAHAHAVGEALDRVGGLPHVTAVSALTTSDDGRTAYAVASFDVQLKTLGNPYADRLDQAVAPARADGVQVAYGGDLDQVTRVPANDRVSELIGVVAALLVLLLGFGSVLAALMPLGAALVSVGTGIGVVGVVAGGVTLATSAPTLATMMGLGVGIDYALFLTTRFRQDIVDGRDPVEAAGRTTDSSGHAVLVAALTVAVALMSLYACGLSFIGKLGLAATMAVAITALAALTLVPAGLGLAGRRIDRVAFLRRPVAETTGDDDRWHRYAALVARHPVRFLTSGVLLLAICALPMFSMRLGHVDDGADKPGTSSRTAYDLIAGARGPGFGPGANGTFVVVADVRHASVPAGQVGAELLKALDGTPGVAGTTPARTSRDGHTVTTTVTPASGPQSARTGALFDTLTGHTLPRALRGTGARAYLAGTAAAQLDFRDTVTARLPLIIGIVLVCAFLLLMAVFRSVLIPLKAVLLNLLTTGASYGILVAVFQWGWGKHLLGLSEAVPIESYVPMMMFAIVFGLSMDYEIFLLSRIAEGWRATGDNTAAVGSGLAGTGRVISSAALIMTAVFLAFTATPTVVIKMLALGLAVSVVLDATVVRLVLVPSAMFLMGRANWWLPRWLDRVLPRLRV, encoded by the coding sequence ATGTCTTCCTCGCCCCGCGCCCGCAGCGGGCCGCTCGGCCGCCTCGGGTCATCGTGCGCGCGACACCCGGTCCGGGTGGTCGTGGTGTGGGTTCTGGTCCTGCTGGCCGCGCTGGCCGGGAAGCGGGCCGTCGGGGCGGAGTTCAGCGACCAGGTGACCCTGCCCGGCACCCAGTCGAACCACGGGGCCGAGCTGCTCAAGGCGTCCGACTCCGGCGCGGCGGACCCCAGCGGCAAGATCGTCTTCCACGTCGGCGGGCGGACCGTGGCCGCCCACGCGCACGCCGTCGGCGAGGCGCTGGACCGGGTCGGCGGGCTGCCGCACGTCACCGCCGTCTCCGCGCTGACCACCAGCGACGACGGCCGCACCGCGTACGCCGTCGCCTCCTTCGACGTCCAGCTCAAGACGCTCGGGAACCCCTACGCCGACCGGCTGGACCAGGCCGTCGCCCCCGCCCGCGCCGACGGCGTGCAGGTCGCCTACGGCGGCGACCTCGACCAGGTCACCCGCGTACCGGCCAACGACCGGGTGAGCGAACTCATCGGCGTCGTCGCCGCGCTGCTGGTCCTGCTCCTCGGCTTCGGCAGCGTTCTGGCCGCGCTGATGCCCCTGGGCGCCGCGCTGGTCAGCGTCGGAACCGGTATCGGCGTGGTCGGCGTCGTCGCCGGCGGCGTCACCCTCGCCACCTCCGCGCCCACCCTGGCCACGATGATGGGGCTCGGCGTCGGCATCGACTACGCGCTCTTCCTGACCACCCGCTTCCGCCAGGACATCGTCGACGGCCGCGATCCCGTCGAGGCGGCGGGCCGCACCACCGACAGCAGCGGCCACGCGGTGCTGGTGGCCGCCCTCACCGTGGCCGTCGCGCTGATGAGCCTGTACGCGTGCGGCCTGTCCTTCATCGGGAAGCTCGGCCTGGCCGCCACCATGGCCGTCGCGATCACGGCGCTCGCGGCGCTGACCCTGGTGCCGGCCGGGCTGGGCCTGGCGGGCCGCCGGATCGACCGGGTCGCGTTCCTGCGCCGCCCGGTCGCCGAGACCACCGGCGACGACGACCGGTGGCACCGCTACGCAGCCCTGGTCGCGCGGCACCCCGTCCGGTTCCTCACCTCGGGCGTGCTGCTGCTCGCGATATGCGCGCTGCCGATGTTCTCGATGCGGCTGGGCCACGTCGACGACGGGGCCGACAAGCCCGGAACCAGCAGCCGCACCGCCTACGACCTGATAGCCGGCGCCCGCGGCCCGGGGTTCGGCCCAGGCGCCAACGGCACCTTCGTCGTCGTGGCCGACGTCCGCCACGCCTCCGTCCCGGCCGGGCAGGTCGGCGCGGAGCTGCTGAAGGCCCTCGACGGCACGCCCGGCGTCGCCGGTACCACCCCGGCCCGGACCAGCCGCGACGGCCACACCGTCACCACCACCGTGACCCCCGCCAGCGGGCCGCAGTCGGCACGCACCGGCGCCCTGTTCGACACCCTGACCGGGCACACCCTGCCGCGGGCGCTGCGCGGTACCGGCGCCCGTGCCTACCTCGCCGGAACGGCCGCCGCACAGCTGGACTTCCGCGACACCGTCACCGCCCGGCTGCCCCTCATCATCGGCATCGTGCTGGTCTGCGCCTTCCTGCTGCTGATGGCGGTGTTCCGCAGCGTGCTGATCCCGCTGAAGGCGGTGCTGCTCAACCTCCTCACCACCGGCGCCTCCTACGGCATCCTCGTCGCCGTCTTCCAGTGGGGCTGGGGCAAGCACCTGCTGGGGCTGTCCGAGGCGGTGCCCATCGAGTCCTACGTGCCGATGATGATGTTCGCCATCGTCTTCGGCCTGTCCATGGACTACGAGATCTTCCTGCTGTCCCGCATCGCGGAGGGCTGGCGCGCCACCGGCGACAACACCGCCGCCGTCGGCTCCGGGCTGGCCGGCACCGGCCGGGTGATCTCCAGCGCGGCGCTCATCATGACGGCGGTCTTCCTGGCGTTCACGGCCACGCCGACGGTGGTGATCAAGATGCTCGCGCTCGGCCTCGCGGTGAGTGTCGTCCTCGACGCCACCGTCGTCCGCCTGGTCCTCGTGCCGTCGGCGATGTTCCTCATGGGCCGCGCCAACTGGTGGCTGCCGCGGTGGCTCGACCGCGTCCTGCCCCGGCTGCGCGTCTGA
- a CDS encoding GNAT family N-acetyltransferase, which translates to MTTIETPRLVLRRWREEDVEPYAAVNADPEVMRWIGDGSVRDTAETRAHIERIERLWETEGFGLFAVELRDTGEFAGFTGLSVPHFLPAVMPAVEVGWRLGRRFWGRGLATEAARASVRFAFREAGLPELLSLVRAGNAPSANVTRKLGMRLSRELVSADPDRTVRVYALSAVEYATRSGDEG; encoded by the coding sequence ATGACGACGATCGAGACACCGCGCCTGGTGCTGCGCCGCTGGCGCGAAGAGGACGTCGAGCCCTACGCGGCCGTCAACGCCGACCCCGAGGTGATGCGGTGGATCGGCGACGGCTCCGTACGGGACACCGCGGAGACCCGCGCGCACATCGAGCGGATCGAGCGGCTGTGGGAGACGGAGGGGTTCGGCCTCTTCGCCGTGGAGCTGCGCGACACCGGGGAGTTCGCGGGCTTCACGGGCCTGTCCGTGCCGCACTTCCTGCCGGCGGTGATGCCCGCGGTGGAGGTGGGCTGGCGGCTGGGGCGCCGCTTCTGGGGGCGGGGCCTGGCCACGGAGGCGGCCCGGGCGAGCGTCCGGTTCGCCTTCCGGGAGGCGGGCCTGCCGGAGCTGCTGAGCCTGGTCCGCGCCGGCAACGCACCCTCGGCGAACGTCACCCGCAAGCTGGGCATGCGGCTGTCCCGCGAACTCGTCTCGGCCGACCCCGACCGCACGGTGCGTGTCTACGCGCTCTCCGCCGTGGAGTACGCGACCCGGTCCGGGGACGAGGGTTAG
- a CDS encoding enoyl-CoA hydratase/isomerase family protein, which translates to MTVTLEVENGVGTLRVDRPPMNALDSTVQDRLKELAEEAAARKEVRAVVVWGGPKVFAAGADIKEMREMSYQDMVDRSRGLQDAFSAVARIPKPVVAAINGYALGGGCELALCADVRFAAHDARLGQPEILLGLIPGAGGTQRLSRLIGPSRAKDLIFTGRMVGAEEALALGLVDRVVPEDAEAGVYQQARAWAERLARGPAYALRAAKEAVDGGLDADLTTGLALERTLFAGLFATADREAGMRSFVEQGPGKAVFE; encoded by the coding sequence ATGACTGTGACCCTCGAAGTCGAGAACGGCGTCGGCACCCTGCGGGTGGACCGGCCGCCGATGAACGCCCTGGACAGCACGGTCCAGGACCGGCTCAAGGAACTGGCCGAGGAGGCCGCCGCCCGCAAGGAGGTCCGGGCGGTGGTCGTCTGGGGCGGCCCGAAGGTGTTCGCGGCCGGCGCGGACATCAAGGAGATGCGGGAGATGTCCTACCAGGACATGGTCGACCGCTCCCGCGGCCTGCAGGACGCCTTCTCCGCAGTGGCCCGCATCCCCAAGCCGGTGGTCGCCGCCATCAACGGCTACGCCCTGGGCGGCGGGTGCGAGCTGGCGCTGTGCGCCGACGTCCGGTTCGCCGCGCACGACGCGAGGCTGGGCCAGCCGGAGATCCTGCTCGGGCTGATCCCCGGCGCCGGCGGCACCCAGCGGCTGTCCCGGCTGATCGGCCCGTCCCGTGCCAAGGACCTCATCTTCACCGGCCGTATGGTCGGCGCCGAGGAGGCGCTCGCCCTCGGTCTGGTGGACCGGGTGGTGCCCGAGGACGCCGAAGCCGGGGTCTACCAGCAGGCCCGGGCCTGGGCCGAGCGGCTGGCCCGCGGGCCGGCGTACGCGCTGCGGGCCGCGAAGGAGGCCGTCGACGGCGGCCTCGACGCCGACCTCACCACCGGGCTCGCCCTTGAACGCACGCTGTTCGCCGGGCTGTTCGCCACCGCCGACCGGGAGGCCGGGATGCGCAGCTTCGTCGAGCAGGGGCCCGGCAAGGCCGTCTTCGAGTAA
- a CDS encoding ATP-binding protein: MAGLGGIEQSQQRAESAVGAAPCAAAPFAASAAPLLAEEVRDAEGAAAAEALERMGDPSAAEVRLASEPASAATARRMALSVVRRWGLPHLAEVVELLVSELVGNAVRHTGARTFGLRMHRRRGCVRVEVRDPSRSLPCLMPVRPMDVSGRGLFLVNELSDRWGVDLQARGKTTWFELRVADRFDRG; encoded by the coding sequence ATGGCGGGTCTGGGCGGCATCGAGCAGTCGCAGCAGAGGGCGGAGAGCGCGGTCGGCGCCGCGCCGTGTGCCGCCGCGCCGTTCGCCGCCTCGGCCGCGCCGCTCCTCGCCGAGGAGGTCCGGGACGCCGAGGGGGCGGCGGCGGCCGAGGCGCTGGAGCGGATGGGCGACCCCTCGGCGGCCGAGGTGCGCCTCGCCTCCGAGCCCGCCTCGGCGGCCACCGCCCGCCGGATGGCGCTGTCGGTGGTCCGGCGGTGGGGGCTGCCGCACCTGGCGGAGGTGGTTGAGCTGCTCGTCTCCGAGCTGGTCGGCAACGCGGTGCGGCACACCGGCGCGCGCACCTTCGGGCTGCGGATGCACCGGCGGCGGGGGTGCGTCCGGGTGGAGGTGCGCGACCCGTCGCGGTCGCTGCCCTGCCTGATGCCGGTGCGGCCGATGGACGTCAGCGGGCGGGGCCTGTTCCTGGTGAACGAGCTCTCCGACCGCTGGGGCGTGGACCTCCAGGCGCGCGGCAAGACGACCTGGTTCGAGCTGCGGGTGGCCGACCGGTTCGACCGCGGCTGA
- a CDS encoding TetR family transcriptional regulator: protein MPPTSPVSPSAPGPSGGSRPSGAPGTPEAAEAAEVAEAGDGRPGLRERKKDQTRRRLRACAARLFAEHGFTGTTVADIAAAAEVSERTFFRYFDGKEALLLPDAVELLRYVEDALADRPADEDPMTAVRQALLSATRPFAESTLTALTRPLEGTEAAVASQLVRLFTEFEERLTALVARRLPPDTEDADLTAAVVAGVALASVRATFRTLRRRRAAGGAPPRPACSPARSTSPDRAAARADGSASGRGGSARRSGARMFPSTSLFVR, encoded by the coding sequence ATGCCCCCCACCAGCCCCGTATCGCCGTCCGCGCCCGGCCCCTCCGGCGGCTCCCGCCCGTCCGGCGCGCCGGGGACACCCGAGGCGGCGGAGGCGGCGGAGGTAGCGGAGGCCGGCGACGGCCGGCCCGGGCTGCGGGAGCGGAAGAAGGACCAGACGCGGCGGCGGCTGCGCGCGTGCGCGGCCCGGCTCTTCGCCGAACACGGCTTCACCGGGACGACCGTCGCCGACATCGCGGCCGCGGCGGAGGTGTCCGAACGCACCTTCTTCCGCTACTTCGACGGCAAGGAGGCCCTGCTCCTGCCGGACGCGGTGGAACTGCTCCGCTACGTCGAGGACGCGCTGGCGGACCGCCCCGCCGACGAGGACCCGATGACGGCGGTGCGGCAGGCGCTGCTCTCGGCGACCCGGCCGTTCGCGGAGAGCACGCTCACCGCGCTGACCCGGCCGCTGGAGGGCACCGAGGCCGCGGTCGCCTCACAACTGGTGCGCCTGTTCACCGAGTTCGAGGAGCGGCTGACCGCGCTGGTCGCGCGGCGGCTGCCCCCGGACACCGAGGACGCCGACCTCACCGCCGCCGTCGTCGCCGGCGTCGCGCTGGCGAGCGTGCGTGCGACCTTCCGCACCCTGCGCCGCCGCCGCGCCGCCGGCGGCGCCCCACCCCGACCGGCCTGCTCGCCCGCGCGTTCGACATCGCCGGACAGGGCGGCGGCGCGCGCTGACGGCTCGGCCTCCGGGCGCGGCGGTTCAGCTCGGAGGTCCGGGGCAAGAATGTTCCCGTCAACCAGCCTTTTCGTAAGGTGA